From one Dermacentor andersoni chromosome 1, qqDerAnde1_hic_scaffold, whole genome shotgun sequence genomic stretch:
- the LOC129381225 gene encoding uncharacterized protein has translation MTPKDLTRSRGSIESVCKMGPRSGRLRQSAACVVGSCPSVHRSVNQLFSNVRCVRSKSGHHQVDLDRACTASAADGCLHLSELSLWNNFLWVIIIKLREGRLGLACQRGRVVPLAFNMRRRRSFILVHWPLIQHRSIEFLEQLELRMSRKQFQLRDGLELSEHLRHARPCYHLLDYPTRDPMEALRSTVTTMNRLGILSVHFSCVGVSMPCELLDSCDIMRTLVFVEHWTDVSNAEAFMR, from the exons ATGACGCCGAAGGACTTGACGCGATCGCGAGGCTCCATTGAAAGC GTCTGCAAGATGGGACCACGGAGCGGCCGCCTACGACAGTCCGCTGCGTGCGTGGTCGGCAGCTGTCCCAGCGTGCACCGGTCGGTCAACCAGCTCTTCTCCAACGTTCGCTGCGTTCGGAGCAAATCGGGCCATCACCAGGTGGACCTCGACAGGGCATGCACGGCCAGCGCAGCCGATGGGTGTCTCCACCTCTCGGAGCTGTCCCTGTGGAACAACTTCCtgtgggtcatcatcatcaaactACGCGAAGGACGGCTGGGCCTGGCTTGCCAGCGCGGACGCGTGGTTCCTTTGGCCTTCAACATGCGGCGCAGGCGGTCGTTCATTCTGGTTCATTGGCCGCTGATTCAGCACCGCTCCATCGAGTTCCTGGAGCAGCTCGAGTTACGGATGTCACGAAAGCAGTTCCAGTTACGGGACGGCCTCGAGCTTAGCGAACACCTGAGGCACGCCAGGCCCTGCTACCACCTGTTGGACTATCCGACCAGGGACCCGATGGAAGCGCTCCGCTCCACAGTGACCACAATGAACAGGCTGGGGATCCTGAGCGTGCACTTCTCGTGCGTGGGCGTGAGCATGCCGTGTGAGCTGCTCGACAGCTGCGACATTATGCGCACGCTCGTCTTCGTCGAGCACTGGACTGACGTGTCCAATGCTGAGGCGTTTATGCGCTGA